Proteins encoded by one window of Musa acuminata AAA Group cultivar baxijiao chromosome BXJ2-9, Cavendish_Baxijiao_AAA, whole genome shotgun sequence:
- the LOC135623226 gene encoding uncharacterized protein LOC135623226 isoform X1, with protein sequence MAAGEEKIGDFYAVLGLRKECSEAELRIAYKKLAMRWHPDKCSASGNHRRMEEAKEKFQEIQKAYSVLSDSSKRFLYDVGIYDNEDDNDEKGMGDFIGEIAQMMSQTKSGENGHDSFEELQRMFLDMFQDDLDAGFGDSSIHSGPQARPTDGLNCSMPSGLQFADGGNNGSNKRGNSEKAKLDGLENSSTGFCFGLNDAGQSSKGKGSANSKRRNGRKQKVSSKHDVSSSDAEVSF encoded by the exons ATGGCCGCCGGGGAGGAAAAGATCGGCGATTTCTACGCGGTGCTGGGGCTCAGGAAGGAGTGCTCGGAGGCGGAGCTGAGGATCGCGTACAAGAAGCTGGCTATG AGATGGCATCCGGATAAGTGCTCGGCTTCGGGAAACCATCGAAGGATGGAGGAAGCGAAGGAGAAGTTCCAGGAAATCCAAAAAGCCTACTCTG TTCTCTCGGACTCCAGCAAGAGATTTCTGTATGATGTGGGAATCTACGATAACGAGGATGATAATGACGAAAAA GGAATGGGGGATTTTATTGGGGAGATAGCTCAGATGATGAGCCAAACGAAATCTGGG GAGAATGGTCATGATAGCTTTGAGGAGCTGCAGCGGATGTTCCTGGATATGTTCCAGGACGACCTGGACGCCGGATTCGGTGATTCTTCCATCCACAGTGGCCCCCAAGCTCGGCCAACCGACGGTCTCAATTGCTCGATGCCATCAGGACTGCAGTTTGCTGATGGAGGGAACAATGGCAGCAACAAGAGAGGCAACTCGGAGAAGGCAAAGCTGGATGGGTTGGAAAACAGTTCCACTGGCTTCTGCTTCGGG TTGAATGATGCAGGGCAGTcatcaaaaggaaaaggaagCGCTAATAGCAAGAGAAGGAATGGAAGAAAGCAGAAGGTCTCATCCAAACATGATGTCTCATCCAGTGATGCTGAGGTCTCATTTTAG
- the LOC135623226 gene encoding uncharacterized protein LOC135623226 isoform X2 — MAAGEEKIGDFYAVLGLRKECSEAELRIAYKKLAMGMGDFIGEIAQMMSQTKSGENGHDSFEELQRMFLDMFQDDLDAGFGDSSIHSGPQARPTDGLNCSMPSGLQFADGGNNGSNKRGNSEKAKLDGLENSSTGFCFGLNDAGQSSKGKGSANSKRRNGRKQKVSSKHDVSSSDAEVSF; from the exons ATGGCCGCCGGGGAGGAAAAGATCGGCGATTTCTACGCGGTGCTGGGGCTCAGGAAGGAGTGCTCGGAGGCGGAGCTGAGGATCGCGTACAAGAAGCTGGCTATG GGAATGGGGGATTTTATTGGGGAGATAGCTCAGATGATGAGCCAAACGAAATCTGGG GAGAATGGTCATGATAGCTTTGAGGAGCTGCAGCGGATGTTCCTGGATATGTTCCAGGACGACCTGGACGCCGGATTCGGTGATTCTTCCATCCACAGTGGCCCCCAAGCTCGGCCAACCGACGGTCTCAATTGCTCGATGCCATCAGGACTGCAGTTTGCTGATGGAGGGAACAATGGCAGCAACAAGAGAGGCAACTCGGAGAAGGCAAAGCTGGATGGGTTGGAAAACAGTTCCACTGGCTTCTGCTTCGGG TTGAATGATGCAGGGCAGTcatcaaaaggaaaaggaagCGCTAATAGCAAGAGAAGGAATGGAAGAAAGCAGAAGGTCTCATCCAAACATGATGTCTCATCCAGTGATGCTGAGGTCTCATTTTAG
- the LOC135623227 gene encoding KH domain-containing protein At4g18375-like, whose protein sequence is MFELGKRQQRDPDNEGAQQKKRLGNKDIISDELVVYRVLCPAGVIGSVIGKSGKVINSIRQQTNAKIKVVNPFPGVDKRVITIYCYVKDKSPVDVDEDVLQPLCPAQDALLKVYDAIVNALANSSEIEKKQEGAHILVPASQTANIIGKFGATIKKLRSKTGANIKITPKDPSDATHSCAMSFDNFLQITGDAEAVKNALTAVSAVMYKFSPKEEISLDTSVPDLPPIIIPSDIPIIPAGSLYPTADSLLPPGSVPPPIAATHLASEISGFTDTSNMWPLYPSSLPIVPGYGGPTRSEDLILRILCPSDKIGRVIGKGGSTIKSIRQSSGAKISVDDTKDDTDECVITVTSTESTNDVKSAAVESVLLLQEKINDQDSDCVNIRLLVPSKVIGCLIGKGGSIITDMRKKTKAIIYISKGEKPKQAAPDNELVEVSGEVGKLRDALVQIILRLREDALKDKEGNQNAHKDSSQNVPATDPLHSGSLSVPPVLPTIPPLAPLSYDQRAETERGLGIFPGSNLFGYNSLQAGENGFGSLSSYPSRAYGGLPAYIEMVIPANALPKVMGKGGTNVDNIRKISGAHIEIVDSTASHFERIARISGTLEQKRSAENLIQAFIMST, encoded by the exons ATGTTTGAACTGGGAAAGCGTCAGCAGAGGGATCCTGACAATGAAGGTGCACAGCAGAAGAAAAGATTGGGTAACAAGGATATCATCAGTGATGAATTGGTTGTATATCGTGTTCTTTGTCCAGCTGGTGTTATTGGgagtgtgattggcaagagtggtAAAGTGATAAATTCCATCAGGCAACAGACAAATGCTAAAATCAAAGTTGTCAATCCTTTTCCTGGTGTGGATAAAAGGGTTATCACTATCTATTGCTATGTTAAGGACAAGAGTCCTGTGGATGTTGATGAAGATGTCTTGCAGCCTCTCTGCCCTGCCCAGGATGCCTTGCTTAAAGTTTATGATGCTATAGTAAATGCTCTGGCTAATTCTAGTGAGATTGAAAAGAAACAGGAAGGGGCTCATATCCTTGTGCCAGCAAGCCAAACTGCAAATATTATAGGTAAGTTTGGGGCTACCATCAAGAAACTGAGATCCAAGACTGGAGCAAACATTAAAATTACTCCAAAGGATCCCTCTGATGCAACACATTCTTGTGCAATGAGCTTTGACAACTTTCTTCAG ATTACTGGTGATGCTGAAGCAGTTAAAAATGCATTAACTGCAGTTTCTGCTGTCATGTATAAATTTTCACCAAAGGAAGAGATCTCTCTTGATACCTCGGTTCCTGATCTTCCACCCATAATTATTCCATCAGATATTCCCATTATACCAGCTGGTAGTCTCTATCCCACTGCAGATTCTCTTTTGCCTCCTGGATCTGTGCCACCACCTATAGCTGCAACTCATCTTGCATCTGAGATTTCTGGATTTACAGACACTTCTAATATGTGGCCACTGTATCCATCTTCCCTTCCTATTGTTCCTGGATATGGTGGTCCAACACGGTCGGAGGACCTCATCTTACGAATTCTGTGCCCATCTGACAAGATTGGACGTGTTATTGGCAAGGGAGGAAGTACTATAAAGAGCATACGACAGTCCAGTGGTGCAAAAATCAGTGTTGATGATACAAAAGATGATACTGATGAGTGCGTTATCACTGTCACATCAACGGAG TCTACAAATGATGTGAAGTCTGCTGCAGTTGAATCTGTTTTGCTGCTTCAAGAAAAGATTAATGATCAAGATAGTGACTGTGTTAATATTCGCCTTCTTGTTCCTTCAAAAGTTATTGGCTGTCTTATTGGCAAAGGTGGTTCAATTATCACTGATATGCGCAAGAAGACTAAGGCAATTATTTATATCTCAAAGGGTGAAAAACCCAAACAGGCTGCTCCCGATAATGAGCTTGTGGAG GTGTCTGGAGAGGTAGGTAAATTGCGTGATGCGCTTGTTCAGATTATTTTAAGGCTCAGAGAAGATGCTCTAAAAGACAAGGAAGGCAACCAAAATGCTCACAAGGACAGTAGTCAGAATGTTCCTGCTACTGATCCTCTTCATTCTGGCAGTCTTTCTGTGCCTCCAGTATTGCCTACGATTCCACCTCTTGCACCTTTGAGCTATGATCAGAGAGCTGAAACTGAGAGGGGCTTAGGAATATTCCCTGGCAGTAATTTATTTGGTTACAACTCGTTGCAG GCTGGAGAGAATGGTTTTGGATCTCTTTCTTCATATCCATCAAGAGCATATGGAGG ATTGCCTGCATACATTGAGATGGTGATTCCTGCAAATGCATTGCCTAAAGTTATGGGTAAAGGAGGCACAAATGTTGACAATATCAGAAAG ATATCAGGAGCTCATATAGAAATTGTTGACTCGACAGCATCCCATTTTGAACGCATCGCCCGGATATCTGGTACCCTTGAGCAGAAGCGTTCAGCAGAGAACCTAATTCAGGCCTTCATAATGTCTACTTAA
- the LOC103998291 gene encoding uncharacterized protein LOC103998291 isoform X1, which produces MVLSRLSLLGARILRESRLGQISTIQRDLKTGPFSPFLYPMGKFCFSNAANGQTTEGDGKDKETISVTFLDKDGEEKVIKVPVGMSMLEAAHENDIELEGACEGSLACSTCHVIVMVCHEDVNYYNKLEDPTDEENDMLDLAFGLTETSRLGCQIVAKPELDGIRLALPAATRNFAVDGFVPKPH; this is translated from the exons ATGGTTCTCTCTAGGCTTTCGCTGCTCGGTGCCAGGATATTAAGGGAGTCAAGATTAG GTCAAATTTCTACAATTCAAAGAGACTTGAAAACAGGGCCGTTTAGCCCTTTCCTATATCCCATG GGAAAATTTTGCTTTTCTAATGCAGCCAATGGTCAAACTACTGAGGGGGATGGAAAAGATAAAGAAAC GATATCTGTGACTTTCCTTGATAAGGATGGTGAGGAAAAGGTTATCAAGGTTCCTGTTGGAATGTCAATGCTTGAAGCCGCTCACGAGAATGACATCGAACTTGAAG GGGCATGTGAGGGTTCTCTTGCGTGTTCCACATGTCATGTGATTGTGATGGTATGCCATGAG GATGTCAACTACTACAACAAATTAGAAGATCCGACGGATGAAGAAAATGATATGCTGGACCTTGCTTTTGGCCTAACTGAGAC GTCTCGCCTTGGTTGCCAAATAGTTGCAAAGCCTGAACTTGATGGAATTCGATTGGCACTACCAGCAGCCACCCGAAACTTTGCCGTTGATGGATTTGTACCAAAACCACACTAA
- the LOC103998291 gene encoding uncharacterized protein LOC103998291 isoform X2 → MVLSRLSLLGARILRESRLGQISTIQRDLKTGPFSPFLYPMGKFCFSNAANGQTTEGDGKDKETISVTFLDKDGEEKVIKVPVGMSMLEAAHENDIELEGACEGSLACSTCHVIVMDVNYYNKLEDPTDEENDMLDLAFGLTETSRLGCQIVAKPELDGIRLALPAATRNFAVDGFVPKPH, encoded by the exons ATGGTTCTCTCTAGGCTTTCGCTGCTCGGTGCCAGGATATTAAGGGAGTCAAGATTAG GTCAAATTTCTACAATTCAAAGAGACTTGAAAACAGGGCCGTTTAGCCCTTTCCTATATCCCATG GGAAAATTTTGCTTTTCTAATGCAGCCAATGGTCAAACTACTGAGGGGGATGGAAAAGATAAAGAAAC GATATCTGTGACTTTCCTTGATAAGGATGGTGAGGAAAAGGTTATCAAGGTTCCTGTTGGAATGTCAATGCTTGAAGCCGCTCACGAGAATGACATCGAACTTGAAG GGGCATGTGAGGGTTCTCTTGCGTGTTCCACATGTCATGTGATTGTGATG GATGTCAACTACTACAACAAATTAGAAGATCCGACGGATGAAGAAAATGATATGCTGGACCTTGCTTTTGGCCTAACTGAGAC GTCTCGCCTTGGTTGCCAAATAGTTGCAAAGCCTGAACTTGATGGAATTCGATTGGCACTACCAGCAGCCACCCGAAACTTTGCCGTTGATGGATTTGTACCAAAACCACACTAA